The Diabrotica undecimpunctata isolate CICGRU chromosome 11, icDiaUnde3, whole genome shotgun sequence genome contains the following window.
ttgaaaatttaatggattaacctcatgttgtaagtttttttttttactagttttatacaatgctatttagttctaatttcgttgtatttactgttaccatattttagcatatcctgaagaagcaaataaattttgcgaaagcttgattaaagaacaaagagttttactttcctgccctattaatgactgcaacctcaaaataaaactttattttatatatatatatatatatatatatatatatatatatatatatatatatatatatatatatatatatatatatatatatatatatattaatgtgatatctagaattttaattttaaaactttacaaaaaatatatataaaacattattaaaatttttgattgatgatttatatcacacctttcaattatgttatctcaggttttactcgtgcttcaatatctatactttacagctgatgggttaggtccaaagaataacgaaataaaacaacaaagtatgatgtgaaaataatgtaataaaataaactgattaaaatacctccaaaaattattagcattcaatattcgttctacgtacgtaaacctttaataatgcatggataatataatacaactacaatctaagatacagcttattattctacataaacaaatcaaataatatacagtgtccttcctaatgcaatatTGATATAACATTtgaccaagaaaaatttgtatgaattatccaattctctccacagctccgtgtcccctctcagaacgaatttgatctccttcgactatcgacaacttattcacacgttactaatatgatataatattttttaacccaaaattctcaaatttaatACATTATGAATAGTTATCCCGTTGAAatgcttcctctgccttgagttgtccaattccttgttctatgcaaaatgaactatcagttctcagcaacctcctatgtaattggcaatattaaacaagatattgcaatttagtgtcttcagtgctctccttcgaatgcacgtacctttccaatgatgccagcctcttttcctcttgccaaacttaatctctcgttccgaaataaacagcgatacgtagaatacaagtaggaaaagtttacttacaaatttgtaccagatcagctaccgtcggacacaattacttcaccaactcacaatttattctttatcacttactacccttggatacTACCTCGAAAActaaccattcactttaagaaactggaactaactgacTCTCTCATCTACTCTATCCATttatccaacctctcattatacacaccaatcaccactttccaaattctcggccaatcaaaaatttgcataccactcccacataaaatcagaaatacctacaaactttcctaattcatattatttctacaaggacacttaattcctactgggtatttacatattccgaacaatcatttatttattaattataaacttatatataaaccatcgaacttctattcattgtacccgcactatttcacttgttatatttatacaaaagattatttatgactaagattacctttggttaattccaggcagctcggagtattttttataatctctgaaatattgatttcatcgtacatttaatatttttacccttcaattttgaataccacaacaatatatatatatatatatatatatatatatatatatatatatatatatatatatatatatataactgttttggatgggttggagtcaataatagggctattggttaactattttttttttattctcgagctttcaattgtgtttacaattattatcaagagctaaaaaagacaaaatacttacaaggttgaactaaaaagaaaaaacaatttttttaacttaccaaataaaaattagtttggtaagtaaaaatcactgcttacatcttcaaaatatttaatacaaaaatgttttaatctaataaatgtttctccgaaaattttttataattttgaaaacatttttttaatataaaaataattgaatttataaataagttcaaatagcaaccaattacaaatagcctcaatgtcattgTTGTTCCACCAGGATCATCAATCTCCTTTCTAACTACTTCCATTTCACAAAATAAACTTTGTCTTCACCACTATACTTATCGTAAATACGTCTACTCTCGTTAAAAGCTTAGATGGAACTgaggaaaatatatataaaagggaTATTTAAAGACAACGAAAGAATGGAAACAATGGAATCAAAAAGTATAAATAGACATACAATTACCAAAGGGGAAATTGAAAAAGCAgtaaaacgtataaaaaatgataaatccATGGGACCGGATGAAATACCagaaatattaaaactactaacAGAGAATCACATTGATGTTAGTAGAATTATTCAGTGAAATTTAATATACCAGGAAAATTCCGAAAAATGACTAATATCTAAGTTTATTCCAATATTCAAAAACACTACGCAATAAAATGTGAAGAATATAGAACAGTTAGCTCGATAAACTATGTTTCAAAAGTCTGCATGTGAGTAATACATAAATGTGTATGACTGTAAGTTAGAGAAGACTTTGGCACTAGAGAGATattatttactatacaaacaCTCATATAATGGTGTCGAGATGTAAACTGTGACGTATTCATATGTCTTGTTGACTTCAAGTTGAATTCTTCGACAAACTACAACATAGAAGTCTTACAAACATAATTACGAAACAGAGAAATAAATGATCAGGATGTAAGAATGATACGGGGTAACGGATAGTACTCTTTTACAGTTTCCAGTAAAAAACAGACTATTTCAGGGCTTGGTAACTCTGCCCCTACACCAGCTACTGTTTCTAAAAAAACAGGTTCCAATTCCTTCATATACTTCCTTCCCTTCCCACATCTCGGCCAGACGGTCCTTAAATATTCCCGATGGAGAGCAGCTGCAACCGGAAGTACCAAGATAAGAGGCACATATATACCATatacaaagttaaatataaagttactatatagatatatatatatatatatatatatatatatatatatatatatatatatatatatatatatatatatatatatatatagtaacttTGTATTTACACAGCCAACTGCATTAAAGTAAAAATAAGTTGCAGCGACCATCAATGCGTCCACGTCTATTTTGATTCTTATCTACCAGACACGCATATATTTGGAATGATTGACCCGACGGCACACGATGGTTTCGCGTCTGAAGTAGCATAGTTTTTTACTGCAATGGGATAGGACAAGGGAATCCATTGCATGTTATCACTAATTTTGGTGTTTACTTTGGGTGtctcaaaaaaaatatacactagtGATGTGAGGCCTCAATATACTTGAGTGTATACCTCACTGCTAATTTTAGGTTACTTTACATACTAATTCATTTTACAGAGTCTAGAAGATTAATAGAGGACCTACACAGTTAAGTCACACACGCGGTCAAGAAAGATTGCTCAAGAGATAAAGCTACACACGGTTTATAGAAAGATTGCTCAAGAGATAAAGCTACTTTTGAAAGCAAATCtgtatgcagatgacttagttgTATGTATTACTAGCTGCAATATTACACTAgcctcaaaaattttaaaatcatttctGCATAAACTAGAAGACTGgccccaaaaaactggttttacgTTCTCAGGTAATAAATCTCGTTTCATCGTattcaataaaagaaaagtcagtTAACATGGGCAGAACATATTAAAAAGCTAGTCGTATCCTGCCAATCTAAAATAAATCTGCTTAAAATGCTATCAAATCGGTCTTGGGGAGCGGACACCATAAAATTGCTGCATATATACCAATCATTAATCCGAATAAACTGAATTATGGTGCAATATGCTATTCAACTGCgagtaattatattttttaaaaactagaCACTACACAAAACAGACGTTTAAGACTTATTCTGGCTGCTTACTGAACTAGTCCCGTTTCAAGTTTTCAGGAAGacaacacatttctttaaattatgcCGCGAGACTGTTTTCCAACCCTAATAACATAAACTATTTACTTCGTTACAAAGTATATCCATCTACTCATTGCCATTAACAAAACTATCCACCCCTTAAAGAACGTTTAACCAGATATGGATTTGACATGGAGCAGCTGACACATTCTTATCCTACACAACGAACTATACCTCCCCGGACTATTAATTTTCCCACTATTGATATATCCCTCACGGCCTATCCAAAGAGTACTGAAATGATAAAGCAAAACCTAGGATATAAGGTTAGTATGTGACGAGCATGAATATTATTGTTTGGTTTGATGTATATTTTGTCAAGAGTTTGAATGGATTCGTTGTAAGTGTTACAATcgcttatatatgtatatactcgTGGCGAAATATGATTTATTAACAGTTGTAGCTTAGTATCATTAATATCTAGGGGTGGTACAGCAGCACCATCAGCAGAAACAGCGGGAGTGACAATATGGGCAgctaaaaagttcataaaagttCTTTTCCAATGGTCCCATTCCTTTGCTGTTTCACAGATGGATCCCCGTCGAACCTCTCGGGTCTTAGAtacttctccatttatgttgattaaaacaatagaaattaataCGCCAGTGACAGTGACTTCTGTCTAACACTGACAGCTTAAAGTTGTCTACAATATTCGAAGTCTACAGCCAAAGCAATATCACATCAAGTTCCACCCCTAATCATTAACAAATTATATCAAGAACGGATATCAGAATACACTGGCTATAACAAGATTTTTACTAATGCGTTAAGAACTGAAAACGGACATACATCGGCCTTTATTCTAGGAAAGTCTGAATATGCAGTTCGCATCCCTCAATTCTGCAGCATTTTCACGGGAGAAGCAATCGTCATTTTAAAGGCATTAGACATGTCGCACCTTTAATAATAAAGTGGCATAACTCAAAATTCTTAAATTTTGAGTTTTAGTCATAAAACAACTGAACATGGTGCCCTCTATTGATTTAATACTAACACATGTTGAAATCGGACACCCCTGTGGGTAGATTTCTGCTTGCATCAGTTTAGTACCGCACTGTTCTATTTTGGCGGTTAAGTCATAAACTGACCGGTTTTAGTGTTACTTCAACACTTTTATTAATTTAGATTCTTAACATCCATACAAACGGATATGCATAGGGCAGGCGGCTATGCATAATCCTAATATACCGCCTCCCTAACCTCAAGGTGTAACGGATCGTGCCAAAGAGGTGCATGGCCCAGGGGTAATAAAGTGGGCCACAAGCGATGCCCAAGGGAGGTGGCGAACCTGAGGGGAAAACAGCCTTGGTGGGGTAAGGGCGCACTGCCCCACTGGACCGATCAGCACGACCCAACTCGTGGGAAGAaatatgagaaagaaaaagaaaaataaaagagacgGAAAAGGGAACAGTGGAGATGAAGAAGAAAGTAAAAGAGGAGGAGTGAAAGAAAGGGATGAAACTCAAGGGAAGAAAAACTGGAGAAGAGAAGTGAAAGAAATTGTagatagaaataaaacaaacagaaatagCGGGAAGGATAGGGAAGAAAGGGAAAATCAGCAAACCAAGAGAGAGGAAGAAATAAAGGGAGGAGAAAAAGAGAAAGGGGAAAACAggcagaagaaagaaaaaaataaaatgagggAGGAGATTTTAAGGAAAGAAAACGAAAGAAAGGAAGACGACGCAGCAAGCAGCTCAGACAGCAGATGCAGCTTTGATGATGAATGGAAAAAAAGGAggtcaagaaaaagaaaaccaaGCAACAGGACAGAAACGTCCAGTTTAGAGGAAAAGGGGAAGCCACTGAACTACAAAACTAGATCAAAGTTGGAGCGTCTCCAGGACAGCGTAGCGGAACTCGAGAAACTTATGAGAAAGGTGCCAAATACAAGGCTATCCATAAAGAGGGAGGTCGACATCTTAAGAAATCGGATGCTCGATTATACCGAGGAAGTGGAggaaaataatgaagaagaggCTCCAAGAAAGTCTGTATGCATGACATCCAGAGGCGTGCAGATCAACATGGAACCCTTGAAAGTTAAGAAGTTGGCGACAATGGGGGTTCAAGTGGATCTAGAGAATCCAGAAGCCATTAAACGAAGGGTAGACGCTATCACAAATAAGATGACAACATGTAAGGAAGAGAAGGAAACAATAGAATTTCTAAATGAAGACTGGCCAGAGAAGGTCTTCACTAGGACTATAGTGAAAGAAGGTAACATCTCAGAATTAACAGGAGACGTGGCAGTCACCAACAATGACGAGGACAACAAAGCCATGGAAAAGGCCAAAGCTATGTTTCCGCAGCTACCAGGTGCTCCAGCGGAGGTGGATGTGGAGGGCGGCCTGAGAACTACGAAAGTCACGATGTCTGTTCATAAAGATGGAACGTGGATCCACAAGGAGAAGTATGGATTTAAACTTCTCCCAAACAAAAAGGAAGAACCTGTGCCGGTGAAGTTCCTGAAAACATGCAGGAAACTGGTACAGAAGATGGAGGAGCTGGGAAGAGAAAACCTGGGAATCCACACACCGGTAGCACTGGGAGTTGAGACATCGAGAAAAATTATGGAATGGGCTGTAAGAGGAAGAGATGTAACGATCACGCTCCTAggtaaaaaaacaacaagaaggtgGACCAATATCAACACCAAGTCCAAAGAACAAAATGGAGTCGTAATCAtcaataaaaccaaagaaaaatccttTGTGGATTTAATGACAGAGGTAAAAAACAAGCTGACAGGAAGAAAGGACATTGACATTAAAAGGATCAGACAGACTAGAGACCAAGGAATATCACTGGAGTTGGTCGGAGGACGGGAAAAGGCAGAGGAAGTGAAGAAACTTCTCTCTGATAATACATGCGTGTCGAGAGCAGTGGCAAAAGGAGGCATCGTGAAGGGAAGAATCttagtacaggaaatcccacCCAATACAACAAAGGAAGAGATCCAAAATGCCACAGAGGAAGCAGCTGGAAAAGAGCGGGTCTGTGACATTATAAAAATTTGGACCGAGACACGAGGCGCAGTAAGAGGGATGATGAGTGCCGTGATCGATGTGGATGAAGATGTTGCCGAAAAGATCTTgcaaatgaaaagaataaaagtaGACTACACATCCTGCCGAGTGATAAAATCAAGGTTAGAAATACCGAGATTCTTGAGATGTCTTGCCTTTGGACACAAACAATGGCACTGCAAGGGGCAGAACAGAAGAGGATGTTGCTTCCGATGTGGCAAAGAGGGTCACATAGCGCTGGAATGCAAGGAAGAAACAACCAGATGCCTCAACTGCGACGTGAATGGGCATGTGGCAAATTCAAGAATATGCCCAAAGTTCAACCGACTGgttgaaaatagaaataactgaGGACTAGTCCCAAGAGTATGAGAGTGTAAAAGAGAGCGCGAAAGAAATCCAAGGTTTAGAAATGgcaaacaaagaaaacatgacTCGAGAGCTGAGAGTGCTCCAAACTAATATGGGAACGGCAAGACTAGCACATGATCTTGCTGAGACTGCCGcagtagaaaagaacatcgaTGTGCTGGTGACGGCGGAACCAAATCCAACAGCGGTGAAAGGAAGAGGATGGTTTGTAGATACGACCGGGAGAGCTGCTGTACGAATCTACAATAGGAAACTTCGAGTGTATGAAATTAAGCCGAAAGAAGGATATGTGATTGTTCGGATGGAGGGGGTGCGACTGGTCTGCTGTTATATTTCTCCAAACGTGACGGTGGGCGAGTACGAGATGAAGATAGACGAGATCATGCAGGAAGTGGGAAACACAGGAGGAGAATACGTAgtgctgggagattttaacgcaaaagcaGCGGACTGGGGATCTCCCATCACCGATGCTCGCGGCAGGACACTAACTGACTGGGTGGGTGCTCTAGACCTAGTGGTTCTGAACACAGGTCTGGAACCTACGTTTGTTAGGAGAGGTACAGGTACGTACATCGACGTGACCATGGCGACACAAGAAATAGCGGCGAAAGCAGTAGGTTGGAAGGTTTTGCCAGACTACACTGGAACTGAACATCAATACATTGAGTTCTCGATAACTGGAAAGGGGACCACTAACATGGTCCGTGCATCCGGGACGTCGATGGGCAGATGCGGCGATGGgaatgactggaaagtatacgaggaactaattaaatggagaatgagcataatgcagggtcaatcaccgacagtggaaagcctggagagagtcattaaagaagAGGAGGGAGGCGATGGAGGGAAGCAAGATTGGTCGCCAAGATGTCAACAGGATGCCATATTGGTGGAATGCGGACATCGAGGCACTAAGAAATGTGTGTATAgcaatgagaagaaggttaacaagagcaagaggtagagcaggaatcaaccctgaggtcatcgaggagatcgaggaagagtaccgcgcaaggaagagggaactgtacaggaaaatccgtacagaaaaaagaaggcactggaaagagttgtgtgaacagctagatgaggacatctggggtcaggggtacaagatcgtcatgaagaagttccatgcgtattctccttacgaaatgcctatggataagaagcttgaggtaacaagagagctctttccggacggcagatgtcatggtgtatggaaggatgaaggagctgagcgagctgtaccctttaccatggatgaacttatcgaggcattgggttcactgaagactcgtaggtccccaggactagatcatataccacctgaggcggtgaagggtctaggacgggtggaacctgcgtgacttctggaacatatgaatgcactgctggaagcacaaacttttcctgagccttggaggacatcgaggttaatactgcttcccaaagctagggaaaagtatcgccccatctgtctgcttccatgcatcagtaagctgtatgaaaggatgctgcgagtacgcatagacgacatgattgagaggtcaggtggtttatcaaggaggcaatttggtttttgtaaagggaaaagcacgattgatgcaatcatgagtgtactcgaagcattgcgcaacagaggggatgaacatcgctgggcggctctgctgttgtttgacgttaagaatgcattcaatacgttgcagtggaacgaggtaataaAGGCAATGAAGGaaagagaatgtcctggttacctgatgaatgtggtggcggagtatctgtccgagagaaggattatggtggaaaagggcacgatcgtggacgtgacggccggggtaccccagggatctgtcttgggcccgacgctatggaatctggcatatgacggggttatgcactgtgaatacggagagggtacaaccccctttgcattcgcggatgacctcgctgtactggtagtggctcgggatgagccagatctcaaataccgggttagaAACGCAGGCGTCGTcctaaagaaatggatgacgcagcacggactgaaacttgcgacagagaaaaccgaagccatcattctgaaggggacaaggaataggcaaaatattgaattaaaatgtgcgggagcatgtctaacacctaagaaacatgtaaagtatctaggagtgacattgcaccagaatggaaaatggggaaaGCACGTGCGGGACATGGTCTGaaaggctgcgaatagtacggctgcgttggggagggtgatgccgaacattggaggacccaaatccgaaaggaggagggtcttacacggtgttgtacaatcgatcgtcctctatgcggcaccagtctggagcgaggccgtagagataactgcctgtaggagtctcatgacacgagtagacagaacaagtctgttgcgagtggcatgcgcctacaggactgtgtctgcggcagccttatggaccatcactggatgtgttccgttgcatgttttggcggtggaaagaaaagagctttatgagagaagaggtccaaaccttactgtggccgagaaaagacaggaaagggaaaggtcagttgaaagatggcaagaagaatggaacaacacgaaagacgtggcacagtggacgaaaatgctaatcccgaacataagagattgggtgaactgtggccacaggcgactggattatttcctgacgcaggtgctcacaggacacgggtgttttagggcctacctctataggatcggaaaggctgatacagatgaatgcctatactgtggatactcggacactgggacacatacgatgttagattgcagcagatggatagtggaaaggaacagaatggagagagagacaggtgtgaattttgttacagtgagagaaatgattgagagaatgattgaaaataaattcgttTGGACTAACaaacacagctatatccgtgcagtgatcaagaaaaaggaagaggaagaaagactgctaaaccaacgctaaaggtaagagtgaatgatgctgaaaggtgaagctagaaaagtgggtcacactgtgtgagttggaatgaggaggggaaggaggaaatgcccatctggaaataatgccgaactaggagggatgagtgtcttctacgcgctacctggaacgagacagggaacctccttgctgatgaatagagtgtggatgtgtatgaatggagaatgaatgaataaaggtagtgattcggaagtgatgccggccttacagcggccattccgcttccggatcgctggatgacagaggagggtctggtttagcaggtaggcgtttggcgtagactcggcgacgagagggcattttaaagtacctcgggaactatcgccgggagtacgaagaacgaatcctgcactaaagttagtcaggcggcgccctggactgagatgtcttttgaagattccagaccccccctctatacaGACGAAAAAAAAAGTGTTACTTCAGCAGCGAAAGAAAGAACATCATCGACCGTTGAAATATTCAGGATTTTGTCAGTTTATTACTTAAACTTATggtacctatttttttttttatttgaatcataAACAGTTATATTCGTTTTTGTATCATTTTATTGCTCAAAATCATTTAAATATGGTAAAACTTCTACAAATTGTGTCtgtttattatcaaatatttagatagtctgtttaaattatttttataaaaatctctGTTGTAGGGTTTATAAGAAattaatcaatttaaaagttatcATGGATGCAAATACCGCGCTATGGAGAGGAAAACTCATTAACAACATGGTTTTAATACAGAAAACTAATGATTCAGAGCATAGCACGAATGAGAACAAAATGTTGACGGAATTAGAAGATTCAAAATTTATTGTAAGTAGCAAAACAATTTCaagtttttagtattaaaaatttcttttttgttgCAGCTGTGTTCGAATAATTTGGCTAATCAGAACATTAGCTTTACAGAAAACAATGAAGATCATGCCGACACAAAAAGCACATGTACACACCCAACATCTTCTAAAGGAAGTTTGACTGTGGAAACCATTGGATGTGCAGAGGTAagctaattattattatattgatgatcgtaatttgtatttttttaaacatgaatTATAAGTTCACAATTTTATATTGCTTTGGGATTTTGTGTATGCAAACGACAATGAAAATGAAACTTATCGTAAGTGCGTGGTAACACCTGAACAATTTTTAGGTACTGTTAACCCTAATAATTCTACTAAGATTTACATTAACCGAAAGGAAACTGTGAACTACTACGTTTCACCATGTCATTCTAATGAGAGTGATGCTGATATAAGCGACAATGATCGTACCTACAAAGTCGAGCAGAGGGGTCAACGAAGGATGTTATCCAATAGCAGCTCTTTCAGTAATGATTCCTTATCAGGCAATTTATCTTCTAGTTCTCCGCATTCGTCCTCACAAAATAAAACATCAACGACAGTTAAAAAGAGTAAAAAGCGCATTCGCCAACTAAGTAAATGGAAACAGAATACAGCAAAAAGATTAAGAAATTCTGGTAAGTCTTATGTTTCAATgtctaaatctaaaaaagttgTTGAGGCTCGAAGTATTAAACCACCTGGCCTTGAGAAATGTCGGCTAAAGTGCAGGGAGAAAGTCAGTGAGGATGtaagaaatataatttttatacgTGCCCAAGGGATGATATATCTGCGTTTTATTACAAGTCAAAACTTAATGCTCATAATTTTACTTTGGttgaactaaataaaataaatccaaATATTAAAAAGCCTATAGTGATGTTCATTGTCTCTATTGAAACTAAACAGATGCAAAACGTTATTGCATTGAAATCGGGTCTTCTATAATGAAGTATTTTGAAATATTCTCCAGAAATGCCAACTTTTCAGAGAAAGAACCAGAAGTTACCTTTCCTTGGACAACTGctgtggacaaaataaaaataaaattattgccactTTATATTTATATGCAGTAACTCACTACAATATTAAAGTTATAACACATATGTTTCTGATTAAGGGTCATAGCCAAAATGAAGGTGACAATGTGCACAGTCTAATTGAAAAAGTGATTAAAAGGAATCTTTggcctttttttataaaacatcGTATAAACAGGACACTTTTCTTGAAATTAACGTACGAAACAAAAGAAAGAAACTGCCTCTTTTGAAGGATATAATTTCCATACGCGCATATGAGAAAAAAATAGAATTAggtgaaaataagaaaaaagatctCCAAGAATTAATTTCCAAGAATCTGATTCCCAATTATTATGCAGAATTTTACAAACTTatgcttaaataattttttttacttttgccAATTTTTTGTAAACACTTTTTTCGTGGATGCCCAATGTTTATTTAGTCTACAGaaataaatcatttttgtttgtcTAACCTTTTCGTCTTTCATTTTATCCACCTATGATaaatactttattaatttttgtaggtACTAAAAACCTAACATTAATTTTAGTGCATTGAGGTAGTAGTAAACTGACacattatattttataacaatagataattttaaattaaaataatgaacAGCAGTATTTTGAAAACGTCCTTATGTTCTAACTTTACTTTCAATCATAAATTGGCAC
Protein-coding sequences here:
- the LOC140452604 gene encoding uncharacterized protein; translation: MANKENMTRELRVLQTNMGTARLAHDLAETAAVEKNIDVLVTAEPNPTAVKGRGWFVDTTGRAAVRIYNRKLRVYEIKPKEGYVIVRMEGVRLVCCYISPNVTVGEYEMKIDEIMQEVGNTGGEYVVLGDFNAKAADWGSPITDARGRTLTDWVGALDLVVLNTGLEPTFVRRGTGTYIDVTMATQEIAAKAVGWKVLPDYTGTEHQYIEFSITGKGTTNMVRASGTSMGRCGDGNDWKGL